One part of the Gadus macrocephalus chromosome 8, ASM3116895v1 genome encodes these proteins:
- the LOC132463422 gene encoding bone morphogenetic protein 2 — translation MPSLLQPHCLPLAVCALLSCSLPRPAHTWPLPAQDGAPDVGRKGLGDAARRLLLESVKAGILSSLGTERELRPAVRASDQELRRMYGLYRETLRLLRGNTSEPIREVQAVRKRRLTVLFPETVEPVRVIPPESGQRIQWYRAVFNKDLNTHSDLTLVRAKLKISNWRSEAGLPKTRQEVRVKVHRKGLPNTTVWVTSATSNATAEHRRSLTFDLRAQVERWLGRISKDREDQHRHPLVVEVGLEAGDGESPKTAPWVALEIGLVEPRGGAGRPKRSRRLPRSNKEDVCSEQGWCCRKSLSVSFKDIGWSDWVVAPEAYTMHYCDGSCPHNYKPAGMHTQVKSRLSQLTKGALQGPCCVPAAYEPLVLMHYDSRGLLTLTPFPDLIVTTCHCA, via the exons ATGCCGAGCCTACTGCAGCCACACTGCCTGCCTCTGGCTGTCTGCGCCCTGCTGTCCTGCTCCCTGCCTCGCCCGGCCCACACTTGGCCTCTGCCGGCCCAGGACGGGGCACCGGACGTGGGCAGGAAAGGTCTCGGAGACGCGGCCAGGCGTCTCCTCCTGGAGTCGGTGAAGGCAGGGATCCTGAGCTCGCTGGGTACGGAGAGGGAGCTCCGGCCGGCGGTTAGAGCCTCCGATCAGGAGCTGAGGAGAATGTACGGGCTCTACAGGGAGACGCTGAGGCTTCTGAGGGGCAACACGAGTGAGCCGATCAGGGAAGTCCAGGCTGTTAGGAAGAGACGGTTGACTGTGCTGTTCCCAGAAACAG TAGAACCAGTAAGAGTTATTCCACCTGAGTCAGGCCAACGCATACAGTGGTACAGAGCCGTTTTCAATAAAGACCTCAACACCCACAGCGATCTGACATTAGTTCGAGCCAAGCTGAAGATTTCCAATTGGCGATCGGAAGCCGGCCTGCCAAAGACCAGACAGGAGGTCCGTGTTAAGGTGCACAGAAAGGGGCTTCCCAACACCACGGTCTGGGTGACCAGCGCCACATCCAACGCCACCGCAGAGCACCGCCGcagcctgacctttgacctccgaGCTCAAGTGGAGAGATGGTTGGGAAGAATCAGCAAGGACCGCGAGGACCAACACCGCCACCCGTTGGTGGTCGAGGTGGGGTTGGAGGCCGGCGACGGCGAGAGCCCGAAAACGGCGCCGTGGGTCGCTTTGGAAATAGGCCTGGTGGAGCCCAGAGGGGGAGCGGGCCGGCCCAAGAGGTCGAGGAGGCTGCCCCGCTCCAACAAGGAGGACGTCTGCAGCGAGCAGGGCTGGTGCTGCCGCAAGTCCCTCAGCGTGTCCTTCAAGGACATCGGCTGGTCGGACTGGGTGGTGGCGCCGGAGGCCTACACCATGCACTACTGCGACGGCTCCTGCCCCCACAACTACAAGCCGGCGGGCATGCACACGCAGGTCAAGTCCCGGCTCAGCCAGCTGACCAAAGGAGCCCTGCAGGGGCCCTGCTGCGTGCCCGCCGCCTACGAGCCGCTGGTCCTCATGCACTACGACAGCAGGGGCCTGCTCACACTGACCCCCTTCCCCGACCTCATCGTGACCACGTGCCACTGCGCCTGA